In Phlebotomus papatasi isolate M1 chromosome 1, Ppap_2.1, whole genome shotgun sequence, the following proteins share a genomic window:
- the LOC129798305 gene encoding cholinesterase 1-like, which produces MKLYFCILIFCGYSVFAIAQQNFSSHDDDSFRKPFSSAPEVCAASGCIRGKSESGRKKPYDAFYGIPYAEPPIGKLRLENPVPHSGWSGYWDASYARDNCYQQNFHVSGAPISGSEDCLYLNVYRPIARKSNKKLPVLVYIHGGSYCAYSSDPGYFGPEYFMENGEVILVTLNYRLGLIGFLCSGDEAVKGNFGLKDQQMALKWVSTNIEYFGGDASSVTLAGQSVGAASVHLHMMNSVSQALFHRAMLLSGTAISSWNYLINSASQFRQVAKNMELRKWETASTYDLAYQFKKRDALDLVLAVSTLFIFAATPPVPVRPCIEGDWEGAFLTEDPRKVWAEGRFVQKPIVIGVTSDEATFFSSIPTNRTLRDAYNANIYGIVPGLLEIHPRYATKVLDFYFGDKHELDGTNSKTFYEMGTDRLFYYPVIKLVNQYLSYANVQKNPIFIYEFSFETTQSFVKYYSGQDINLGVSHSDDLFYLFTMTTLFPKFEVDTPESRMSDIYVRSMVNFIARGEFKAWRTFRPCTQQTSTPFCDYQIFDRYMESDPDQAIVSVSNEINLEMVKLWDEVDYGVNAISLRNCDD; this is translated from the exons ATGAAGCTATacttttgtattttaattttctgtggATATTCGGTTTTTGCAATAGCTCAACAAAACTTTAGTTCACACGATGATGATTCATTTCGAAAGCCTTTCTCGTCTGCACCAGAAGTTTGTGCAGCTAGTGGTTGTATTCGGGGAAAATCAGAAAGTGGACGAAAGAAGCCCTATGATGCATTCTACGGAATCCCTTATGCTGAACCTCCTATCGGAAAATTGAGATTAGAGAATCCAGTTCCTCATTCCGGTTGGTCAGGATACTGGGATGCTTCCTACGCAAGGGATAATTGTTACCAGCAGAACTTTCATGTCTCCGGTGCTCCCATATCAGGATCCGAAGATTGTTTATACCTCAATGTCTACCGACCGATTGCTAGGAAATCTAATAAGAAATTACCAGTGCTTGTGTATATCCATGGTGGTTCTTATTGCGCCTATTCGTCAGATCCTGGATATTTTGGACCTGAATATTTTATGGAAAACGGAGAAGTGATCTTGGTAACCCTCAATTATCGACTTGGCCTAATTGGGTTCCTCTGTTCTGGGGATGAAGCTGTTAAAGGGAACTTTGGATTGAAAGATCAGCAAATGGCTCTTAAATGGGTCTCAACGAATATTGAATACTTTGGTGGAGACGCCTCTTCAGTGACTCTTGCTGGTCAAAGCGTTGGAGCAGCTTCGGTTCATTTGCATATGATGAATTCCGTATCCCAGG CTCTTTTCCATCGAGCCATGTTACTTAGTGGTACAGCCATTTCTTCCTGGAACTATCTAATTAACTCAGCGTCACAATTTCGTCAAGTTGcgaaaaatatggaactcagGAAATGGGAAACTGCATCAACTTACGATTTAGCCTATCAATTCAAAAAACGAGACGCCCTTGATCTTGTCTTAGCTGTCAGCACTTTGTTCATCTTTGCGGCAACACCGCCTGTTCCCGTTCGTCCTTGCATTGAGGGCGATTGGGAAGGTGCTTTTCTTACCGAAGATCCAAGAAAGGTTTGGGCTGAAGGACGATTTGTCCAGAAACCAATTGTTATAGGAGTCACATCCgacgaagctacatttttttcctcCATACCAACAAATCGGACACTGAGAGATGCATACAATGCAAATATATATGGTATAGTTCCGGGTCTATTAGAAATTCACCCTAGATACGCTACGAAAGTTTTGGACTTTTACTTCGGAGACAAACACGAACTTGACGGCAcaaattcaaaaactttttatGAG ATGGGTACTGACAGATTGTTCTACTATCCAGTAATAAAATTAGTAAATCAGTACTTATCATACGCAAACGTGCAGAAgaatccgattttcatttatgaATTCAGTTTTGAG ACCACTCAATCATTTGTCAAGTATTACTCTGGACAAGACATCAACTTAGGAGTGTCTCATTCAGATGACTTGTTCTACCTCTTCACGATGACAACGCTTTTCCCAAAATTTGAAGTTGATACACCGGAAAGCAGAATGAGCGACATCTACGTTCGTTCAATGGTTAACTTCATTGCTCGGGGAGAGTTCAAAGCTTGGAGAACTTTTAGACCTTGCACGCAACAAACTTCAACCCCTTTCTGTGACTATCAGATCTTTGATCGCTACATGGAGTCGGATCCCGATCAAGCAATTGTTTCTGTTTCGAATGAAATAAATTTGGAAATGGTCAAACTATGGGATGAAGTCGACTACGGTGTAAATGCCATTTCTTTAAGAAACTGCGATGATTGA